TGCCCTCGACGAGTTCGAGGCGGAAAGGGGACGCCGACCCGAAACGCTCTCGACGTCGGAAGTCAAGACGGTACTCGACGACGTCGGAACCGAAGCCGAGATACGCGACATATTCGCCGAAGATCCCGAGATTGAGAAAGGCTTTGGCGGGTACGAGCTCGCCGAAGATCCCGCTCCCGCTCCCGCTTCGGAACCCGAAGACGCGGCAGAACCCGCCGAGCCGAAGCCGGAAACGGTACCGGAATCCGCCCCCGAACCAGAAACCGAAACGGATCCGGCTACGGACGACGTCGACGAACACTACGACCGTATTAAGCCTGTGCTTGAGACACTCGGGGAGTCTGACGGGGCGCATAGCCTCGGAGTCTATGACCACCACGGGTGGTATAAAAAACAGAAAGAGACCGACGTCGACCTGATAGACGAAGGCTACGACGAACGGGCTCGACCTTTCGACCTCGTCGTTGACACTGACGAGTTTTCCAGCCGCATAGACCGACACTATTACTCGGTTTTGAACTACCAAGACCCAGAAGTACTGCGGGGTGCGGAACCATGCCGAACGACCGACGAGGGAACCGAGTTCCGCGACGGGAGCCCGCTGCCTAACTACGAGGACATAGAGGCGTTCAGTCTCTTCGTCGACATAGACCTCAAAGATGAACACAAAGAGAGACCCCTCACCTCGGAGAAAAAAGAGAAGTTCGAGCGGGTTATTAGCGACTTTGTCGACGCGTTCGGCTGTCTCGTCGGTGACAAGTCACAGGTTTTCACCCTCGACTCGGTGGGAGGCGCGTATGTCTTCGTCCGCCCCCAGGTGACGGCACCAATAGCCGAGGAGTTCGACGGGGAAGAACGCGGGAAGGTGTTCTCTGAGTTAGCGGAAAAGGCACGCGATTGGGTCGGAGAAACGGCAAAGGAGATTATTAAAGGAACACCCGCTGAGGAATTGTGTAAAGCGGATAAACTCGTCAACGTTAACAGACAGTACAAGGCTCCCCTTAGCCTACACAAGGGCATAGACGGCGTCGTACACCCTCTCGAGACTGAAGGCATATCCTACGACTTTGTGCCTCTCGAGAGCGTAGACGACACTCTCATAGACGAGACAGCCGAGTGGGCTGAGGGTTTCACCGCGCCTGTCGCGACCGAGGATCCCCTCGAGGAGCTCGTCGAGGAGCTCTTCGGTGAGTACGACGGTGAGACGTGGGAAGGACGTCTGAGTGCGTACCTCGAGGCAAAAGAAGAGGAAGAACGACGGAGGGAAGAACGTGCGAAACGCGCCGCCGAGAAACGCGCCGAACGCCGAGAGGAAGGTGTCGACTTCGAGGGGGCGGAAGTGACGCCGTTCTTCGACGACGTACAAAATGCCGTCGAGGATATAGGCATCCGCGAAGTCGTAAGGAAGTACGCCTCGGACGCCTGGGATACATCAAGCCGTAGCGGGGAAACGACATTTGACCCGTCATGGCGTGCGAGTGCGAGCGGGAAATCCTGTGCCGTCCCCGACGCCGCAAACAACTTCATAGATAACGACGGCGGCGGCGGAAGGGTCGCAAAAGCCTACGGACTCGGACAAGGTATAGTCAGAAACGCCGACGCCGACCTCTCGGGAGAGGACTGGTGGCGTGCCGTAGACGGTCTACGTGAGGAAGGCTACGATATACCGGTCTACGTCCCGGAAAAAGACACGCCAAAACCGGACGGCACCAAATACGAGAGGACGCCACTCTGGGCAGTTCGTAAGGGGGCTGTGGCTCTTGGCGTTGTAGACGAAGACGACTTCATTGAGAGAGAAGGGGACGACGGCGGGACATATCTCGACTTCCCCGATCAAGAGAGTCGAAAAGGGGCTCTCGAGGCTCTCGAGGACGAAGGGATAAAACACGGATGGGATATATCCAACGTGCCGACCTTTGATATGGGGGGTGGCTACACCCTCCGTATTACGCCGGTGTCGGGACGCCAAGCCCGTCTATCTGTTCTAAAACAAGGGAGTAAGGTCTACTCAGAAACTCTGGATAAGGGCGCGTGGGAGTCTCGCCAGACCCGGCTTAAGGTAGCTTCCGCCGCCGCGGACGTCGCCCCCAAACCCGACACCCCCGAGGTCAAGGAAGGTGTAAAGAAGGCGTTCCAGGACGCCCTCGCGAAAAAAGAAGACGACCCCGACCGTTGGGCTGAGCTAATGCGCGACGAGACCACCCAAGGTCTCATAGAGCGGACGGAAGATGTTGTCGTGTACCCCGACGAGGAAGGCGCGGTGTGGGTCGTAAGCATGGAACCCCCAGAAGACTCTCCGGAACACACCACACAAACTTTCGAGTTCGAGGCGGCGGGACTTAACAACCAAAGCCCTACGCCGTTTTTAAACGAGTACCTCAGTCAGTTTTTGGTAACAACTGAGGTGGATTCTGAGGCGTGGATGGAGCTCACGGAGTTCTGGATCGATGTAGCCGACCCGAAGGATCCCGAGGTCAACGTCGAGAAAGAGACGTTCATCGAGAGTATACTCGACGACCTTAACAGCGGTCGGTTCCACGCCGTGGACTGGAACGACCGCTTCGACGCGTTCGACTGGAACAGTAACTATGCCATATATTCGCCCTCTGGTGGCGGACTCGACGACGTCAACGACGAGGCTGTGTTAGTCCCGGGAAGCTACATCCAAGATAAGATAGAAGAAGCCGGGATCGAGTTCAATGTTTCCAAGGAACTCCGTGAGCGCGATATTCTCCTCTGTACATCGAAGAAGGTACGCGCGTCCCCCGACAGACACAGCCGCCACGTATGGGTCTTTAATGCCCAGAAAACTCTCTACGAGGGGGGGGAACCACTATACTCTCCCGACGACGAACCAGGTGAAGACGAGGGGGTGGGGGTATGAGTACCAACACAGGCAGCGACGACGACGCCAACACAGACACGGGAACCCCCCGAATCACAAAAATAGACGGCGCGCCCGGGAGCGGGAAGACCTACCAGTTGTTACAGCATATCAAAAGGCTCCGTGACGTCGAGGACATCAAACCCTGGGACGTGAAGTTTATGACCTTCTCAAGATCGGCTCGACGAGACGCCGAAGAGAGACTAAAGGGCATATTTGCCGAGGATCCCGACGACGTCGAGAAAGCGGTGACAACAGTTCACGGTGCCGCCCTCGGGCAAGTTATCGGTGAGGTCTACGAAACCGACGAGTTCAACGAAGAGTGGGATCTGATAAGTCAACAGAAAGACCCCGACAAGTTCAGCCGGTTCTTCAGGAAAGAGTTTCCCTACATCAACTACGAGGTTAGGGCAAAAGACCCTCTCGAGGCTCTCGAGCGCGGGGAGGATCCCGGCGGCGACACGGGGAACGATATTATAGCTGCCTACAACTTTCTGCGGGCTAAGGTGTGGGGCTACGAGTACAACCAACACGCGCCCGTCGAGATCGACCAGCCGCCTTCTCGGATTGAAGAGATTATGCGCCGGTTCGACGAGTGGAAAGAGGAAAACAAGTACTTACAGCACGACGACTACGTGCACGACGCCGTCGAGGCACGACTCACACCACACGCGGACTACCTGTTTATCGACGAGTTCCAAGACCTCTCTCCCCTCCAGTACAAGCTGTATAAGGTTTGGCGCGACGAGGGTGATATAAGCCGTATCTACATCGCCGGGGACGCCGACCAGAGTATATACGGGTTCCGTGGGGCGGATCCCAAGTACTTCCGGGGCACGGACGTCCACAGGGTCGAGCCACAAAAGCAGTCTCGGCGTTGCCCATCCGAGGTCGTCGAGGCGGCAAATCGCAGCCTGTGCGTCGACGGAGACGATGACCGCGACGAAGACGAGATAATGGAACCCGCCCAGACTGGGGGGGATGTGGAACATCTGACCGTCGAGACGTCGCACGGGTTAGCCGACCTCGTCAAAGACGAAGTCGACGCGACTGACGGCGACGTGTACCTGTTATCCCGGGCTAATCACTTCGTCTCGGAGGTTGGGGAAGCTCTCAGGGAAGAGGGCGTGCCCTACTTTGGACTGTCTCGGTCGCACCAACGCTGGAGATCCCCCGCCGCCGAGATCTACAAAGTCCTGAGGGGGGTTGAGGCGGGGCGACCTCTTGATACACCGGGCCTCGAGGAGGCAGTCGAGGAAGTACTCAGTCAAGGGGAAGAGGGTGTTATACGCGAGACGGCACGCCGGAAGATAGACGCCGAGGGTGTAGACAAAGACGACCTCTTCGAGTGGTTTGGCGTTGACACGAGGGAAGGGTTACTTTCAACGCTCGA
This portion of the Candidatus Afararchaeum irisae genome encodes:
- a CDS encoding ATP-dependent helicase, with amino-acid sequence MSTNTGSDDDANTDTGTPRITKIDGAPGSGKTYQLLQHIKRLRDVEDIKPWDVKFMTFSRSARRDAEERLKGIFAEDPDDVEKAVTTVHGAALGQVIGEVYETDEFNEEWDLISQQKDPDKFSRFFRKEFPYINYEVRAKDPLEALERGEDPGGDTGNDIIAAYNFLRAKVWGYEYNQHAPVEIDQPPSRIEEIMRRFDEWKEENKYLQHDDYVHDAVEARLTPHADYLFIDEFQDLSPLQYKLYKVWRDEGDISRIYIAGDADQSIYGFRGADPKYFRGTDVHRVEPQKQSRRCPSEVVEAANRSLCVDGDDDRDEDEIMEPAQTGGDVEHLTVETSHGLADLVKDEVDATDGDVYLLSRANHFVSEVGEALREEGVPYFGLSRSHQRWRSPAAEIYKVLRGVEAGRPLDTPGLEEAVEEVLSQGEEGVIRETARRKIDAEGVDKDDLFEWFGVDTREGLLSTLDLKEWQYDIIRAALQSDASHAPRDVRIGTIHAAKGLEADSVLLFPDYSQKMLQRYQGDSQAEEERIFYVGASRASDRLRVVHDFFGGEEFPPLSR